Sequence from the Natronomonas marina genome:
CGCGCCGGGCGCCATCCGCTACTCGCCGCCGCCGGGCATCGGCCGGGTGTACCACCACGCCCACGCCACCAGGACGGCCTGCAACGGGAGCCGCGCCCAGCGGGCGACCGTCGAGGGGTCGCCGTCGCCCGGCACGCCCTCGACGACGACGCCGCTCGTCGCCATGTAGACGTTCGCCGGGAAGACGGCGAGCAAGAGGAGAACCGTCCCCCAGGCCGCGTACTCGCGGGTCGGCGGGTACAGCAGGCCGAGACCGACGGCGATTTCGGCGACGCCCGAGAGGTACACGAGCGCCAGCGGCGCCGGCAACACCGGCGGCACGATCTGGACGTACAGGTCGGGAACGACGAAGTGGAGCACGCCGGCGACGACGTAGCCGACGCTCATGACGTACAGCAGCGGGCGCTTGAGCCGTCGGAGCGCGGTCCGGAGGCGGTCGCCCCGCCGAGTCGTTGCGGTCCCGGTCACTCGAAGTCGGTGATGGCGCCCTCGCGGTCGTACAGCGGGAACTCCGAACAGAGCTCCTCGACCTCGGCGGCGGCTTCCGCCTTGACCGACTCGTCGTCGGGGCTGTCGACGACGCGGGCGATGACGTCGGCGACCCGCCGGCAGGCGTCCTCGTCGAAGCCGCGGGTC
This genomic interval carries:
- a CDS encoding DoxX family protein, whose product is MSVGYVVAGVLHFVVPDLYVQIVPPVLPAPLALVYLSGVAEIAVGLGLLYPPTREYAAWGTVLLLLAVFPANVYMATSGVVVEGVPGDGDPSTVARWARLPLQAVLVAWAWWYTRPMPGGGE